The Meriones unguiculatus strain TT.TT164.6M chromosome 1, Bangor_MerUng_6.1, whole genome shotgun sequence genome has a segment encoding these proteins:
- the LOC110544517 gene encoding olfactory receptor 13A1-like gives MAPGNQSVVTMFILQRFVDDPWIQDALFCLFFALFVVAIAGNGLIIMTIHSSSNLHTPMYFFLVNLALMDVICTVTVLPKVLQSLVAENTISYGGCLTQMFVFSWVLGSELMLFSAMAYDRYLAICRPLHYGTLMSGMVCAALATFVWFTGALNSLVLTCLVLPLAFCGPNLITHFFCEIPSVLMLSCSPTFINDIMTVIADMFLTGLNFLLTMASYGFIIASILRIRSAEGKNRAFSTCSAHLVVVTLYYSTVLYTYIRPALGTAGLLDKAIAVLYTSVTPSLNPLIYTLRNKEFKASFKKLLFPH, from the coding sequence ATGGCTCCTGGGAACCAGTCGGTTGTGACCATGTTCATCCTGCAACGCTTTGTGGATGATCCCTGGATccaggatgccctcttctgcctcttctttGCCTTGTTCGTGGTGGCCATAGCTGGCAATGGGCTGATCATCATGACCATCCACAGCAGCTCCAACCTCCACactcccatgtacttcttcctagTCAACCTGGCCCTGATGGATGTGATCTGCACCGTGACTGTCTTGCCCAAGGTCCTGCAGAGCCTGGTGGCAGAGAACACCATCTCTTATGGGGGATGCCTCACACAAATGTTCGTCTTCTCCTGGGTCCTGGGCTCTGAGCTTATGCTTTTCTCTgccatggcctatgaccgctaccTTGCAATCTGCCGGCCATTGCACTATGGTACCCTCATGAGTGGCATGGTCTGTGCGGCCCTTGCAACCTTTGTGTGGTTCACTGGAGCTCTCAACTCCTTGGTGCTCACCTGTCTGGTGTTGCCACTGGCCTTCTGTGGCCCCAATCTCATCACACACTTCTTCTGTGAGATCCCTTCTGTGCTCATGCTGTCCTGCAGCCCCACATTCATCAACGACATCATGACAGTCATTGCAGACATGTTCCTGACTGGCCTGAACTTTCTGTTGACCATGGCATCCTATGGCTTCATCATTGCCAGCATCCTGCGCATCCGCTCAGCTGAAGGCAAGAACCGTGCCTTCTCCACCTGCTCTGCCCACCTGGTTGTGGTCACCCTTTATTATTCCACCGTCCTATATACGTATATCCGGCCAGCTCTGGGGACTGCTGGACTCCTGGACAAGGCCATTGCCGTTCTGTACACCTCTGTGACCCCTTCTCTGAACCCCCTCATCTATACCCTGAGAAACAAGGAGTTCAAAGCATCCTTTAAAAAACTCTTATTTCCGCATTGA
- the LOC110544609 gene encoding olfactory receptor 13A1-like gives MMMLSSNQTMVTEFVLEGFSEHPSLRLFLIGCFLSLYTMALTGNIVIIVLVTSSTGLHSPMYFFLCNLATMDIICTSSVLPKALLGLVSEENTISFKGCMAQLFFLVWSGSSELLLLTVMAYDRYVAICYPLHYSSRMSPQLCGALAIGVWSICALNASINTGLMTRLSFCGPKVITHFFCEIPPLLLLSCSPTYVNSIMTLVADAFYGGINFALTLLSYGYIIASILRMRSAEGKRKAFSTCSSHLIVVCVYYSSVFCAYISPASSYSPERSKMASVLYSVLSPTLNPLIYTLRNKDVKLALSRLLPSFSH, from the coding sequence ATGATGATGTTGAGTTCCAACCAGACAATGGTGACAGAGTTTGTTCTGGAAGGCTTCTCAGAGCACCCCAGTCTAAGGCTGTTCCTGATAGGCTGCTTCCTGTCCCTCTACACAATGGCTCTAACAGGCAACATAGTGATCATTGTTTTGGTCACCTCCAGCACTGGGCTCCACAGCCCCATGTACTTTTTCCTGTGCAACCTGGCCACCATGGATATTATCTGTACCTCCTCTGTGCTGCCCAAGGCTCTGCTTGgcctagtctctgaagaaaacacCATCTCCTTCAAGGGATGCATGGCCCAGCTCTTCTTCCTTGTGTGGTCTGGATCCTCTGAGCTGCTGCTTCTCACTGTCATGGCCTATGACCGTTATGTGGCCATCTGCTATCCCCTGCATTACAGCTCCAGGATGAGCCCACAGCTGTGTGGGGCCCTGGCCATTGGCGTGTGGTCCATCTGTGCTCTGAATGCTTCTATCAACACTGGTCTGATGACGCGGCTGTCATTCTGTGGCCCCAAGGTCATCACCCACTTCTTCTGTGAAATCCCCCCactcctcctgctctcctgcagCCCCACATATGTGAATAGCATTATGACTCTTGTGGCAGATGCCTTTTATGGAGGCATCAACTTCGCGCTCACCTTGCTGTCCTATGGCTACATCATCGCCAGCATCCTGCGCATGCGCTCTGCTGAGGGCAAGAGGAAGGCCTTTTCTACCTGCTCCTCCCACCTCATCGTGGTCTGTGTGTACTACTCCTCTGTGTTCTGTGCCTACATCAGTCCTGCTTCCAGCTACAGCCCAGAAAGAAGCAAAATGGCTTCAGTGCTGTACTCGGTCCTCAGCCCAACCCTGAACCCCCTCATCTATACACTGAGGAACAAGGATGTCAAGCTTGCCCTGAGCAGACTGTTGCCCTCTTTCTCACATTAG
- the LOC110542987 gene encoding olfactory receptor 13G1-like has product MNVTLVTEFLILGFSEMPHLRVPLLLSFLCLYMAAISGNLLIMVTVSASPALHTPMYFFLVNLAVVDILCTSTILPKLLDNMFGGRTISYGGCMAQLYFFTWSMGAELLLFSAMAYDRFVAICCPLHYSAWMGPRVCAFLAGLVWSISLTNTSVNTSLVLRLPFCSSNVIEHFFCEIPPLLKLACAPTQLNEAMAFAADVFLAVGNFSVIILSYGFIVASILRIRSAEGKRRAFSTCSAHLTVVTMYYSTVIYTYIRPASSYSLNKDKVVSIIYTSVAPTLNPLIYTLRNKDVKVALRRLLSCC; this is encoded by the coding sequence ATGAATGTAACACTGGTCACTGAGTTCCTCATCCTGGGATTTTCAGAAATGCCCCACCTTCGGGTACCActtctcctcagcttcctctgcCTCTACATGGCTGCAATCTCAGGAAACCTGCTCATTATGGTGACAGTCAGTGCCAGCCCAGCCTTACATacccccatgtacttcttcctggtCAACTTGGCCGTGGTGGACATCCTCTGCACCTCCACCATCCTACCCAAGCTACTGGATAATATGTTTGGGGGAAGGACCATCTCTTATGGGGGATGCATGGCCCAGCTCTACTTCTTCACATGGTCAATGGGGGCAGAGCTTCTGCTTTTCTCAgccatggcctatgaccgcttTGTGGCCATCTGCTGCCCCCTGCACTACAGTGCCTGGATGGGCCCCAGGGTGTGTGCATTCCTGGCTGGCCTTGTCTGGTCCATCAGCCTTACTAACACCAGCGTGAACACAAGCCTGGTGCTGCGCCTACCATTCTGCAGCTCCAATGTGATAGAGCACTTCTTCTGTGAGATTCCCCCACTGCTGAAGCTCGCCTGTGCTCCAACACAGCTGAACGAGGCCATGGCCTTTGCTGCAGATGTGTTCCTGGCTGTAGGAAACTTCTCTGTGATCATTCTCTCCTATGGCTTCATTGTGGCCAGCATCCTGAGGATCCGCTCAGCTGAGGGCAAGCGACGTGCCTTTTCCACCTGCTCCGCACACCTCACCGTGGTTACCATGTACTACTCCACTGTCATCTACACCTACATCCGCCCTGCATCCAGCTACTCGCTGAACAAGGACAAGGTGGTGTCCATCATCTACACCTCTGTGGCACCCACCCTGAACCCCCTCATCTACACTCTGAGGAACAAGGATGTCAAAGTTGCACTCAGGAGACTTCTGTCCTGCTGCTGA